CTACGGTCCGAAGAAGGCCCTGAGGCTCGTCCAAGAGCACCTCGGGTGGGATGCGACGCTCGCCCGCGTCGGGATCGACCCGAAGGAGGGGGCGGACGTGGGCGAGATCTTCCGCCACCCCGACACGGTCGATATCCCCGTGCCCGAGTTCCGGCCGATCGATGACGCGGCCGTCCTACGCCGGTTGGTAGACGATCACGGCTTCTCGGAGGAACGCGTCCGTTCCGCGATCGACCGTGCGCGGCGCGGCCTTCGCGTCGCACCGCGACCGACGCCTGCGGTGACCGCCCGAGGGCGCCAGACGATGCTCGATGGATTCGAGGGAGCCGCGGTATGACGCCCTTCGAGTGCGTCCCGAACTTTTCCGAGGGGCGCGACGAATCGAAGATACGGCGGATCGCGGACGCCGCCCGGATGGTCCCGGGCGTGGCGGTGCTCGATGTGGAGTGGAACGCGGATCACAACCGGTGCGTCATCACCCTCGTCGGAGAAGGCGAGGGCCTCATGGACGCGGTGATGGGTATGATGACGGTCGCCACCGAGGTGATCGATCTGACGCACCACACCGGAGAGCATCCCCGGATGGGCGCCACGGACGTGGTCCCGTTCGTGCCCCTCGGAGGGGCCACGGTCGAGGAGGCGGTGCGCCTCGCCGAGCGTCTGGGCGAGCGCGTCTGGAAGGAACTAGGGATTCCCGTCTACTTCTACGGTTCGGCGGCCCGACGACCGGAGCGCGCGGATCTTCCCGCGGTCCGCAAGGGCGGGTTCGAGGGGATACGAGAGGAGATCGGCAAGAACCCGGACCGTGCCCCGGACGTCGGGGAGCCCCGGGTCCACCCCACCGCCGGAGCCGTGGCGATCGGAGCTCGGCCGGTCCTGATCGCGTTCAACGCGTACCTCACGACGCCCGACGTCGGCATCGCGAAGAAGATCGCCAAAGCCGTCCGCTCTCGGGACGGCGGGCTGGCAGAGGTCCGTGCGCTGGGATTCGAGATCAAGGAGCGCAATCGCGCGCAGGTCTCCATGAACCTCACGGACTATCGCAAGACCCCGATCCACCGGGCGCTCGAGCAGGTGCGGCGCGAGGCGGAACGTTTCGGTGTGGGCGTCGAGGAGTCGGAGATCGTCGGGGTGGTTCCCGAGGACGCTCTCTTCGACGCGGCGGAGTTCTATCTCCAGTTGAACCGGTTCGATCGCTCCACCATCCTCGAGCGGAAGGTCCGGGCGGTCTCCTCGGACGCGCCGGGTGCGGAATCCCTCGCGTCATTCTCGGCCCGTCTCGCGGCGCGTACGGCGACCCCGGGAGGGGGGAGCGCCTCGGCGGCGGCCGGCGCGTTGGGCGCCGCCCTCGGGGAGATGGTCCTCTCCTATTCGATCCTACCGGCGGCGCCCGATGCCGAGCTCGTGTCCGTCCGGCGGGAGTGCATCACGGCCCGGGCCGACTTCCTGCGCGGGATCGAGGAGGACGCGCGAGCGTACGATGCCGTCCGCGCGGCTCGCAGGTCCCTGAAGGAACATCCGGAGGACCCCGCCCTGAAGGACGCCTACGTCGCGGCGGTACGAGCGGCCGCCCACGTCCCGCTCGAGACCGCTCGCCGCGCCCATGCGATCGCGCAGCGCCTGCATGCGGTGCAACCCCGCACCAAGGCCGCCCTGGCGAGCGACATCGTCACGGCGCTCGCTCTCCTGCGTGCCGCAACGGA
Above is a window of Thermoplasmata archaeon DNA encoding:
- the ftcD gene encoding glutamate formimidoyltransferase, yielding MTPFECVPNFSEGRDESKIRRIADAARMVPGVAVLDVEWNADHNRCVITLVGEGEGLMDAVMGMMTVATEVIDLTHHTGEHPRMGATDVVPFVPLGGATVEEAVRLAERLGERVWKELGIPVYFYGSAARRPERADLPAVRKGGFEGIREEIGKNPDRAPDVGEPRVHPTAGAVAIGARPVLIAFNAYLTTPDVGIAKKIAKAVRSRDGGLAEVRALGFEIKERNRAQVSMNLTDYRKTPIHRALEQVRREAERFGVGVEESEIVGVVPEDALFDAAEFYLQLNRFDRSTILERKVRAVSSDAPGAESLASFSARLAARTATPGGGSASAAAGALGAALGEMVLSYSILPAAPDAELVSVRRECITARADFLRGIEEDARAYDAVRAARRSLKEHPEDPALKDAYVAAVRAAAHVPLETARRAHAIAQRLHAVQPRTKAALASDIVTALALLRAATEGALENVTINLIDLKSAGDATGPIETEVARLRLPV